DNA from bacterium:
CTGATATTGATCGTCGCCCAGTTGATAGACGCCCTCCATCCGCAATCGCCCCACTTCCAAGGTCCCGGTCCCTCCCAGGTTGAGCGAATAGATCCCGTCGGCCAACCGGTTCGAGGAGCTGACCGATCGGAGCACATTGTCGTCATAGCGGAACCCGACGACCACCGGGTCCAACAGGAGCTTTCCGACCAAGGTGGAGGCTCCGTTTTCTTGGGCCCCCAACGGCATGGGGCCCAAGGCCAAAAGGGCCCCTAGGATGATCCATTTCATTGCGTTTTCCTTTCCTTCGAGGAATTGCTCTTTTCCTGAATTTGGGAGATGAGTTGGGTGATCTGTTCGCGGGTGGAACGGTTCTTTAAGAGGGCCGATTTCAATTGGACGAGGCGGCCGGCCAATCGTTCGGCGCTCTTTCCGCCATAGAGGCGGGAAAGACTGGTCCGTTCGGAACTCTCCGGAGGCGCCCCTGAGTCCTGGTTCAGGCGCTTGATCCCCGCCAGGAAATCCTTCATCTTCCGTTGGAGGCTCAGCTCTTCCTGGATCCCATCGATCTCGATGGACAATCTTTGGTCCTCTTCCTGGAGCGCTTTTTGGCGCTCCCGCAAAAGGTCCAAGGTCATTTCCAGGCTTTCGGGATCGTTCGCACCAAGGTCCCGGAAGGCGGAAAGAGGCGGAGTCTTGGTCTTTTCCCTCTTCGTTCGATAACGGTCGAGCGCCTCCTGGACCTGCCGCCTTTTCTGGGCGAAATGGGCCAGGTTCGCCAGCAAGGCCGCGGGGTCGCCTTCGGCCGACCCGGGATTTTCCAAAAGACCTTCGATCCGGTCATTGAGCATCGAGATCAGCGAGAGCCCTTTTTGCTCTTGGTCCTTTTGGACATCCGTCCATTGCCGTTGGAGGGCCGCGTTCCTTTCCAGTTGGTCCTTCAATTCGTTCAAAAGATGGTTCAGCCGCGCTTGGTCGAAAACACCCGGTTCCTTCCCGTTCCGGATATGGTCCACTTGGGCGTTCAGTTCCTGGGTCGTGCTTTGCCCCTTGTCCATCCCTTTCCTCAGGTCATTCAACCTGGCCGTTTGCAGGGCAAAGGACGTCTCGAAACGGGCAAAAGCCTCCTCCCATTGGGCGGCCGAAAGGCCGACGGTTGGCGAGGGACTCATCTCCGGGGTCGCCCCCAGAAGGTTCCAGGACAATCCCACCCAAAAAAGGATCAGGTAGCGCAAAGGTCTCATTCGGCTTTTTCGGCCCCTTCGTTGGCATCCGACAACAATCCATATTTTTTAAGCTTATAGATCAGGGCCGTCCGGTTGATCTCCAAAAGTTTCGCCGCCTTGGTCTGCACATGTCCCGCTTTTTCCATCGCCTTAAGGATCAGTTCTTTCTCATAATTTTCGACCTTTTCGGTCAAGCTGGCGTCATCCCTCAGCTGATGAAGAAGGTCGTCTTTTTGGAAGGTCTGGATATCCAAGGGAAGGTTCGAGGGGAAAATGGTGTCCGAATCGGCGAGGACGACAGCACGTTGGATGGCGTTCTCCAGTTCCCGCACATTCCCGGGCCAGTTGTAGCGGGCCAGGAGGTCCAGCGCCTTTTTATCGATCCGCGCGATCTTCTTGTTGGCCTCCTGGCTGTAACGTCCCAGAAAATGGCCGGCCAAACGCTCGATGTCCTCCCGCCTTTCCCGCAAGGGTGGGACCTGGATCGGGATGACGTTGAGCCTGAAAAAGAGATCCTCCCGGAACTGTCCCTTTTTGATGGCCTCTTCCAGGTTCTTGTTCGTGGCGGCTACCACGCGCACATCCGCCTTGATGCTTTCGGTCCCGCCGACCCGCTCGAACTCCTTTTCCTGGAGGACCCGCAGGAGCTTGACCTGAGTGGAAAGACTGATGTCCCCGATCTCATCGAGGAAGATGGAGCCGCCATTGGCCAATTCAAAACGGCCGATCCGTTTGCCGGCCGCCCCGGTAAAGGACCCTTTTTCGTGGCCAAAAAGCTCGCTTTCCAGGACTCCTTCGGCCAGGACGGCGCAATTCACCTTGATGAAGGGTTTTTCCTTCCGGCGGCTGTTGAAGTGAATGGCATGGGCCACCAGCTCCTTTCCCGTTCCGGACTCGCCGCGGACCAGGACCGCCGTATCGGTCGGCGCC
Protein-coding regions in this window:
- a CDS encoding sigma-54 dependent transcriptional regulator, giving the protein MSTILIVDDKSSMRKVLKQTLETDQKNILEAEDGEKALEIIKSKHVDLVITDIKMPKLDGMNLLKMIKELDTEIVVIIMTAYGTIETAVEAMKLGAYDYITKPFSTEQVKITVEKAIERQKLLYENKYLREKLNDQYNYKRIVGNSPAMQPVYELIEKVAPTDTAVLVRGESGTGKELVAHAIHFNSRRKEKPFIKVNCAVLAEGVLESELFGHEKGSFTGAAGKRIGRFELANGGSIFLDEIGDISLSTQVKLLRVLQEKEFERVGGTESIKADVRVVAATNKNLEEAIKKGQFREDLFFRLNVIPIQVPPLRERREDIERLAGHFLGRYSQEANKKIARIDKKALDLLARYNWPGNVRELENAIQRAVVLADSDTIFPSNLPLDIQTFQKDDLLHQLRDDASLTEKVENYEKELILKAMEKAGHVQTKAAKLLEINRTALIYKLKKYGLLSDANEGAEKAE